A region from the Nostoc sp. HK-01 genome encodes:
- a CDS encoding putative endoribonuclease L-PSP, with protein MDAEELLEKYAAGERKFHSVNLSEENLQSADLSEIDLYNASLNGANLSEANLTEANFNNANLTKASLRNTSLNSVKASSATFHWTDLNGADLSWSNLSSANLNYANLEQANLTGTNLSSAKLIFANLDTANLSGANLSNADLSVASLVGANLSKANLSKADLGDAYLMGSDFTLANLAEATLGGAKLQNVKFHRANLYQVNLSGMNLADVDFKAASLQSTNLKKALLQGANLEKVNLRWANLINANLDKANLRRADLTGADIYGASFIDADLTGAIMPDGEIYKPIASEVEVGKQVVSLEKVISMTRQVINTDQAPAPVGPYNQAIAASGQMIFVAGQIAINPRLGDVVYTDDVKKQTEQVLANLEAILKAAGATFANVVKTTVFLADMNDFAAVNAVYAKYFPEDTAPARACVQVSRLPKDVMIEIDCIAVI; from the coding sequence ATGGATGCTGAGGAACTGTTAGAAAAATATGCCGCAGGGGAACGAAAATTTCATTCAGTAAATTTGAGTGAAGAAAATCTTCAAAGCGCAGACCTTAGTGAGATAGATCTATACAATGCAAGTTTGAATGGTGCCAATTTAAGTGAGGCAAATTTAACAGAGGCTAATTTTAATAATGCAAATCTCACTAAAGCCTCTCTAAGGAATACAAGCTTAAATTCAGTCAAAGCTTCTTCAGCTACATTTCATTGGACAGATCTTAATGGTGCTGATTTAAGTTGGTCAAATCTAAGTAGTGCTAATTTGAACTATGCAAACTTAGAACAAGCAAATCTCACAGGTACAAATCTTAGTAGTGCTAAATTAATTTTTGCAAATCTAGATACAGCAAACTTGAGTGGAGCTAATCTTAGTAATGCAGACCTAAGTGTAGCTTCATTAGTTGGAGCTAATTTAAGTAAAGCTAACTTAAGTAAGGCAGATTTAGGTGATGCTTATTTAATGGGATCTGACTTCACCCTTGCAAATTTGGCTGAGGCGACACTAGGAGGCGCTAAACTCCAAAATGTTAAATTTCACAGAGCAAATCTATATCAAGTTAATTTATCAGGAATGAACTTAGCTGATGTAGACTTTAAAGCAGCATCTCTTCAAAGTACGAATCTGAAAAAAGCACTGCTCCAAGGGGCAAACTTAGAAAAAGTAAATTTGCGATGGGCAAATCTGATCAACGCAAATCTAGATAAAGCAAATTTGAGAAGGGCTGACTTAACTGGTGCTGATATTTATGGAGCCAGCTTTATTGATGCTGACCTAACTGGTGCGATAATGCCTGATGGAGAAATTTACAAACCGATTGCCTCTGAGGTGGAAGTCGGTAAACAGGTAGTATCGTTAGAAAAAGTAATATCTATGACACGGCAAGTTATTAATACTGATCAAGCACCTGCACCAGTGGGGCCATATAATCAAGCGATCGCGGCTTCTGGTCAAATGATATTTGTGGCTGGACAAATTGCGATCAATCCCCGGTTGGGTGATGTTGTTTACACAGATGATGTAAAAAAGCAAACTGAGCAAGTATTAGCAAATCTAGAAGCAATTTTAAAAGCTGCGGGAGCGACTTTTGCTAATGTTGTTAAAACAACTGTATTTTTAGCTGATATGAATGATTTTGCGGCTGTGAATGCAGTTTATGCTAAATACTTCCCTGAAGATACAGCCCCAGCGCGTGCTTGTGTTCAAGTGTCGCGTTTGCCAAAAGATGTCATGATAGAAATTGATTGTATAGCCGTGATTTAA
- a CDS encoding serine/threonine kinase — protein MIPEQILGDRYEIQQQLGKKAGRRTFVARDLTTQALVIIKLLSFSSDFEWDDLKLFEREAETLKSLSHPAIPRYLDYFEVNSPTIKGFALVQTYIPAQTLEQYLKSGRSFTEVEVKQIATAVLEILTYLHGLNPPVIHRDLKPSNILLGERSGNSVGQVYLVDFGSVQTVLTAEGGTRTVVGTYGYMPPEQFGGRTVPASDIYSLGATLIYLVTGTHPADLPQKDFRIQFESGVNLDSSLTRWLKWMTEPSLDKRLISANAALAALEHPKLLQKPQPAQINLSDWIRGYWYWDGNNWVSNNLTIDVSKPAGSKIQLIKNWDVLEITIPVSGFKPSMLFTAAFAIAWNSFILFWTINAIAVPFPINVPFVLFSLPFWSAGFVMIWGVVFGLFGSLRLRIDHEQVSFHQNLLGLTFHRTKPSLRENITKLVYIPQHFIKDAEGNRTTVPAQLDIWVGVKKYPLTGNTDIVLSEVELLWLANELSDWLNIPIQHQ, from the coding sequence ATGATCCCTGAGCAAATATTAGGCGATCGCTACGAAATTCAACAGCAGTTAGGAAAAAAGGCAGGGCGGCGGACTTTTGTTGCTCGTGATTTAACAACTCAAGCATTAGTCATCATTAAGTTACTCTCTTTTAGCAGTGACTTTGAATGGGATGATCTCAAGTTATTTGAGCGTGAAGCCGAAACTTTAAAATCTTTGTCGCATCCTGCTATTCCTCGTTATTTAGACTATTTTGAGGTAAATTCACCTACCATTAAAGGATTTGCTTTAGTACAAACTTATATCCCAGCCCAAACTTTAGAGCAATATTTAAAATCTGGGCGGAGTTTTACAGAAGTTGAAGTTAAACAGATAGCAACAGCAGTTTTAGAAATTTTGACTTATCTACACGGTTTAAATCCACCTGTGATTCATCGTGATCTTAAGCCTAGCAATATTTTATTGGGAGAGCGCTCTGGTAATAGTGTCGGTCAAGTGTATTTAGTCGATTTTGGTTCGGTGCAAACTGTTCTGACTGCTGAAGGCGGAACACGAACGGTAGTAGGTACTTACGGTTATATGCCACCAGAACAATTTGGTGGACGTACTGTACCTGCATCTGACATTTATAGCTTAGGTGCAACTTTAATTTATTTAGTTACGGGAACTCACCCGGCTGATTTACCCCAAAAAGATTTTCGGATTCAGTTTGAGTCAGGAGTTAATCTTGATTCGAGTTTGACTCGGTGGTTAAAGTGGATGACTGAACCCAGTTTAGACAAACGCTTGATTTCGGCAAATGCAGCACTTGCAGCTTTGGAACATCCAAAACTTTTACAAAAACCCCAACCAGCACAAATTAACCTGTCAGACTGGATTAGGGGTTATTGGTATTGGGATGGAAATAACTGGGTTTCTAATAATCTAACCATTGATGTTTCCAAACCTGCTGGGAGCAAAATTCAATTAATTAAGAATTGGGATGTGTTAGAAATTACTATTCCAGTCAGTGGTTTTAAACCATCAATGCTATTTACAGCGGCATTTGCGATCGCTTGGAATTCATTTATTTTATTTTGGACGATAAATGCGATCGCCGTACCTTTTCCAATCAATGTTCCCTTTGTTCTGTTCTCACTGCCTTTTTGGAGTGCTGGCTTTGTGATGATTTGGGGCGTAGTCTTTGGGTTATTTGGCAGTCTGCGATTACGTATAGATCATGAGCAAGTTAGCTTCCACCAAAATTTGTTAGGTTTGACATTTCATCGGACTAAACCATCACTAAGAGAAAATATCACTAAGTTAGTTTATATTCCCCAGCATTTTATTAAAGACGCAGAAGGTAATCGAACTACTGTGCCAGCACAATTAGATATCTGGGTTGGAGTAAAAAAATATCCGCTTACTGGTAACACAGATATAGTTTTATCAGAAGTTGAACTATTATGGTTAGCCAATGAATTAAGTGATTGGTTAAATATACCAATTCAGCACCAATAA
- a CDS encoding pseudouridine synthase, protein MEVRLQKALSQLGIASRREAEEMIRQSRVQVNGVSANLGQKVDPQKDAIAIDGKLISAAERPPLIYLLLHKPPGVVSTCDDPQGRKTVLDLLPKELRTGLGIHPVGRLDAESTGAIILTNDGELTFGLTHPSHSIAKTYRVLVKGHPSQAVIEKWSQGVMLDGRKTLPAQVNLIESFATNSCLEIVLKEGRNRQIRRVAEILGHPVIKLHRTAIGAIKLKNPQETFLREGQYRSLKDEEIRFLLKSIKHKTIKDSAEVRSVAKA, encoded by the coding sequence ATGGAGGTTAGGTTACAAAAGGCTCTGTCTCAGTTAGGTATTGCCTCACGGCGAGAAGCGGAAGAAATGATTCGGCAATCGCGTGTGCAGGTAAATGGGGTATCAGCAAATTTAGGTCAAAAAGTTGACCCACAAAAAGATGCGATCGCTATTGATGGCAAATTAATTTCTGCCGCAGAACGTCCGCCTTTAATATATTTGCTGCTACACAAACCACCAGGAGTAGTTTCGACTTGCGATGATCCTCAAGGCAGAAAAACTGTTTTAGATTTACTACCCAAGGAGTTACGTACAGGTTTAGGAATTCATCCTGTTGGTCGTCTAGATGCAGAGTCTACAGGCGCAATAATTCTCACAAACGACGGAGAACTCACATTTGGACTCACCCATCCAAGTCATAGTATTGCAAAAACTTATCGTGTTTTGGTCAAAGGCCATCCTTCACAAGCAGTAATCGAAAAGTGGTCTCAGGGTGTGATGTTAGATGGAAGAAAAACGCTGCCTGCTCAAGTAAATCTTATAGAAAGTTTTGCGACAAATAGCTGTTTAGAAATAGTTTTAAAGGAGGGTAGAAATCGCCAAATTCGTCGCGTAGCCGAGATTTTGGGACATCCAGTTATTAAATTACATAGAACTGCTATAGGCGCGATTAAATTAAAAAACCCCCAAGAAACCTTTTTACGTGAAGGTCAATATCGTTCTCTAAAAGATGAAGAAATTCGCTTTTTGCTAAAGAGCATTAAGCACAAAACTATTAAAGACTCAGCTGAGGTAAGGAGCGTAGCAAAAGCATGA
- a CDS encoding cyanophycinase, with amino-acid sequence MQQLKAKSLEMRTPQATKTAVMVIGGAEDKVHGREILRTFFGRAGASKAYITIVPSASREPAIIGGRYIRIFEEMGAEKVEILDIREREQCESSQIKASLEACSGVFLTGGDQLRLCGVLADTPAMEIIRQRVRGGQLTLAGTSAGAAVMGHHMIAGGGSGETPNRSLVDMATGLGFIPEVIVDQHFHNRNRMGRLLSAIASHPDRLGIGIDEDTCAVFERDGWLQVMGKGSVTIVDPTELTHTNEPHVGANEPLTLHNLRLHILSYGDRFHLYQRTVLPAVHRISS; translated from the coding sequence ATGCAGCAATTAAAAGCTAAATCGCTGGAAATGAGGACACCCCAAGCAACTAAAACCGCTGTTATGGTCATCGGAGGCGCTGAAGATAAAGTTCATGGGCGCGAAATCCTAAGAACTTTTTTCGGTCGTGCTGGTGCTAGTAAGGCTTATATTACAATTGTTCCATCAGCCTCCCGCGAACCCGCTATCATCGGTGGTCGGTATATTCGCATTTTTGAGGAGATGGGTGCTGAAAAAGTTGAAATTTTAGATATTCGTGAGCGGGAACAATGCGAATCCTCCCAGATCAAGGCATCTCTAGAGGCGTGTAGCGGGGTATTTCTGACAGGAGGAGACCAACTACGCCTTTGTGGCGTATTGGCAGACACACCAGCGATGGAAATTATTCGTCAGCGGGTAAGGGGCGGACAGTTAACCTTAGCAGGTACTAGTGCTGGTGCGGCAGTAATGGGGCATCACATGATTGCTGGTGGCGGTAGTGGCGAAACACCAAATCGCTCTTTAGTCGACATGGCGACAGGTTTAGGATTTATTCCTGAAGTCATTGTCGATCAACACTTCCACAACCGTAATCGGATGGGTCGTCTGCTGAGTGCGATCGCCTCTCATCCAGACAGACTGGGAATCGGTATCGATGAAGATACCTGTGCTGTATTTGAACGCGATGGTTGGCTACAAGTCATGGGCAAAGGCAGTGTCACCATTGTCGATCCCACTGAACTGACCCACACCAATGAACCCCATGTTGGTGCTAATGAACCATTGACATTGCATAACTTACGTCTGCATATCCTCAGCTATGGCGATCGTTTTCACCTGTACCAGCGGACTGTATTGCCTGCGGTACACAGGATCTCCAGCTGA
- a CDS encoding twin arginine-targeting protein translocase: MFGLGWPEVGVIAIVALLIFGPKKIPELGNALGKTLRGFKEELNTPNDEKSSEKEQD, translated from the coding sequence ATGTTTGGACTAGGATGGCCAGAAGTTGGTGTAATTGCTATAGTCGCCCTGCTCATTTTTGGCCCTAAAAAAATTCCTGAACTAGGAAATGCACTAGGCAAGACGCTAAGGGGTTTTAAGGAAGAACTGAACACTCCTAATGATGAAAAGAGTTCGGAAAAAGAACAGGACTAG
- a CDS encoding precorrin-6B methylase — MPSQHWPYVTPGIPDDLFEQLPGIPFSQREVRLLLIAQLRLKPDSVFWDIGAGTGTIPVEVGLLCPQGKIIAVERDEEVANLIKRNCDRFDVKNVEVLEGSAPECLHNIKTVPHRVCIEGGRAIQEILQAVWDYLPPSGRVVATASNLESLYAISQSFSQLRAVNIEVVQSAVNRLETRGFSQTFTAVDPIFILSGEKLD, encoded by the coding sequence ATGCCTTCCCAACATTGGCCTTATGTTACCCCTGGTATACCCGACGATTTATTCGAGCAATTACCAGGAATTCCCTTCAGCCAGCGAGAAGTGCGGCTGTTGTTAATTGCTCAACTCCGACTCAAACCTGATTCCGTATTTTGGGATATTGGTGCGGGAACTGGTACTATCCCGGTAGAAGTTGGCTTATTGTGTCCCCAAGGCAAGATTATTGCTGTAGAACGAGATGAAGAAGTAGCTAACCTAATCAAGCGTAACTGCGATCGCTTTGATGTCAAAAATGTGGAAGTTCTGGAAGGTAGCGCCCCAGAATGTTTACATAATATTAAAACTGTACCTCATCGCGTTTGCATTGAAGGTGGACGAGCCATCCAGGAGATTTTACAAGCAGTGTGGGATTATTTGCCACCATCAGGGCGAGTTGTCGCTACAGCTAGTAATCTAGAGAGCCTGTATGCTATTTCTCAAAGCTTTTCGCAGTTACGAGCAGTAAATATCGAAGTTGTTCAGTCTGCTGTCAATCGCCTGGAGACGCGAGGTTTTTCTCAGACTTTTACAGCAGTTGATCCCATTTTTATCCTCAGTGGTGAGAAACTAGACTAA
- a CDS encoding cyanophycin synthetase, whose translation MRILKIQTLRGPNYWSIRRHKLIVMRLDLENLAETPSNEIPGFYEGLVEALPSLEGHYCSPGCHGGFLMRVREGTMMGHIVEHVALELQELAGMHVGFGRTRETSTPGVYQVVIEYLNEEAGRYAGRAAVRLCQSIVDRGRYPKAELEQDIQDLKDFWRDASLGPSTEAIIKEAEKRGIPWMQLGARFLIQLGYGVNQKRMQATMTDKTGILGVELACDKEATKRILAAAGVPVPRGTVINFLDDLEEAIEYVGGYPIVIKPLDGNHGRGITIDIRNWEEAEAAYEAARQVSRSIIVERYYVGRDHRVLVVDGKVVAVAERVPAHVVGDGRSTIAELIEETNKDPNRGEGHDKVLTKIELDRTSYQLLERQGHTLNSVLQKGTICYLRATANLSTGGIAVDRTDEIHPENLWIAQRVVRTIGLDIAGLDIVTTDISRPLREVDGVIVEVNAAPGFRMHVAPSSGIPRNVAGAVMDMLFPNEQSSRIPLLSITGTNGKTTTTRLLAHIYKQTGKVVGYTTTDGTYIGDYLVEAGDNTGPQSAHLILQDPTVEVAVLESARGGILRSGLGFEAANVGIVLNVAADHLGIGDIDTIDQLANLKSVVAEAIYPDGYAVLNADDRRVAAMAEKTKANIAYFTMNPDSELVRKHIQQGGVAAVYENGYLSIVKGDWTHRIERAEQIPLTMGGRAPFMIANALAASLAAFVQNVTIEQIRAGLRTFRASVSQTPGRMNLFNLGTFHALVDYAHNPASYEAVGAFVRNWNTGQRIGVVGGPGDRRDEDFVTLGKLAADIFDYIIVKEDDDTRGRPRGSASQLIMKGITQVKPDARCEVIMDETQAINKGLDMAPENGLVVILPESVSRAIKLIKVRGLVKEEVPLQNTPTTTENQNQNGVSPSSVINTLL comes from the coding sequence ATGAGAATCCTCAAGATCCAGACCTTACGCGGCCCAAACTACTGGAGCATTCGACGCCACAAACTGATCGTCATGCGCCTCGATTTAGAGAACCTTGCCGAGACACCCTCAAATGAAATCCCTGGATTTTATGAAGGATTAGTTGAGGCTTTGCCAAGTCTGGAGGGTCACTATTGTTCGCCTGGCTGTCATGGTGGTTTTCTAATGCGGGTACGAGAAGGTACCATGATGGGTCATATTGTAGAACACGTAGCCTTAGAACTCCAGGAACTAGCTGGAATGCACGTAGGCTTCGGTCGCACCCGTGAAACTTCCACCCCCGGCGTTTATCAGGTAGTCATTGAGTACCTGAACGAGGAAGCAGGACGCTATGCTGGCAGAGCAGCTGTTAGGCTGTGTCAAAGCATTGTCGATCGCGGCCGCTATCCCAAGGCAGAACTAGAACAAGATATCCAAGACCTGAAAGACTTTTGGCGTGACGCTTCTTTAGGCCCTTCTACAGAAGCAATTATCAAAGAAGCAGAAAAAAGAGGCATTCCCTGGATGCAGCTGGGAGCGCGTTTTTTGATTCAGCTGGGCTACGGCGTGAACCAAAAACGGATGCAGGCAACCATGACGGATAAAACCGGCATTCTGGGAGTGGAACTAGCTTGTGATAAAGAAGCGACAAAGCGCATCTTAGCCGCAGCTGGTGTCCCAGTACCTAGAGGTACTGTCATTAACTTTTTGGATGATTTGGAAGAAGCGATTGAATACGTTGGTGGCTATCCCATCGTGATTAAGCCACTGGACGGTAATCATGGACGTGGCATCACCATTGATATTAGAAATTGGGAAGAAGCAGAAGCAGCCTATGAAGCTGCTAGACAAGTTTCCCGATCAATAATTGTTGAGCGGTATTATGTTGGGCGCGATCATCGAGTACTCGTGGTAGATGGCAAAGTAGTGGCCGTAGCCGAACGTGTGCCTGCTCATGTCGTTGGTGATGGTAGATCCACGATCGCCGAATTAATTGAAGAAACCAACAAAGACCCCAATCGTGGCGAAGGACACGATAAGGTTCTCACCAAAATTGAACTAGACCGCACTAGTTACCAATTACTAGAAAGGCAAGGTCACACCCTCAATAGTGTGCTACAGAAGGGAACTATTTGTTACCTTCGAGCTACCGCTAATCTAAGTACAGGTGGCATCGCTGTAGACCGAACTGACGAAATCCATCCAGAAAACCTTTGGATTGCTCAAAGGGTAGTTAGGACTATTGGGTTAGATATTGCTGGCTTAGATATCGTCACCACAGATATTAGCCGTCCCTTGCGCGAAGTCGATGGGGTAATCGTGGAAGTCAACGCTGCGCCTGGTTTTCGGATGCACGTTGCCCCCAGTTCTGGGATTCCTCGCAACGTTGCTGGTGCAGTGATGGATATGCTGTTCCCCAATGAACAGTCTAGCCGGATTCCCCTTCTCAGCATCACAGGTACAAATGGTAAAACTACCACAACCCGATTGCTGGCACATATTTATAAACAAACGGGTAAAGTAGTCGGCTATACAACTACAGATGGAACTTATATCGGTGATTACTTAGTAGAAGCAGGAGACAACACAGGCCCGCAAAGCGCTCATCTCATCCTGCAAGACCCAACTGTAGAAGTAGCTGTATTAGAAAGCGCTCGTGGTGGCATCTTACGTTCCGGCTTAGGGTTTGAAGCAGCAAATGTCGGTATAGTGCTGAATGTAGCGGCCGACCATTTAGGTATAGGTGATATTGATACCATCGATCAATTAGCCAACCTCAAGAGTGTAGTTGCCGAAGCCATATATCCTGATGGCTATGCCGTACTCAATGCTGACGATCGCCGCGTGGCCGCAATGGCAGAAAAAACCAAGGCAAACATTGCCTACTTCACCATGAACCCAGACTCAGAATTAGTCCGCAAGCACATTCAACAGGGTGGAGTAGCCGCAGTTTACGAAAACGGTTATCTGTCAATTGTCAAAGGCGATTGGACACACCGCATCGAAAGGGCAGAACAAATACCATTGACAATGGGTGGACGCGCACCATTTATGATTGCCAATGCCTTAGCCGCCAGCTTGGCAGCCTTTGTGCAGAACGTCACCATTGAACAAATTCGCGCTGGTTTAAGGACATTCCGCGCTTCTGTGAGTCAAACACCAGGAAGGATGAACCTATTCAACTTAGGCACCTTCCACGCCTTAGTAGACTACGCCCACAACCCAGCCAGTTACGAAGCCGTAGGTGCATTTGTGCGTAACTGGAACACCGGACAGCGGATTGGTGTAGTTGGTGGCCCTGGCGATCGCCGTGACGAAGACTTTGTTACCTTGGGTAAACTAGCCGCAGATATTTTCGACTACATCATCGTCAAAGAAGATGATGACACACGCGGTAGACCACGGGGATCAGCTTCGCAATTGATTATGAAGGGGATTACTCAAGTTAAACCCGATGCCCGTTGCGAAGTCATCATGGACGAAACCCAAGCCATTAACAAAGGTTTGGATATGGCTCCTGAAAACGGCCTAGTGGTAATTTTGCCAGAGAGCGTGAGCCGCGCGATTAAGTTAATTAAAGTACGTGGTTTAGTTAAGGAGGAAGTTCCTCTACAAAATACTCCTACAACCACAGAAAATCAAAATCAAAATGGGGTGTCACCTTCCTCGGTGATCAACACGTTGTTGTAA
- a CDS encoding 4-alpha-glucanotransferase — MPFPRSSGILLHPTSFPSRFGIGDLGLEAYKFIDFLRESYQQYWQVLPLGPTGYGNSPYAAYSAMAGNPFIISPEKLQEQGLLSDEDFANLPEFNNSQVDYDKVIAIKTQLLKKACKNFQNQATPLQQTEFAGFCNSKAYWLDDYALFMALKDANDGASWHTWEPELVKRAPAAIEQAKQQLNAEIFYYKFIQFEFFREWSELKAYANMSGIQIIGDIPIYVAQDSSDVWSHPDIFCLDEETREPKLMAGVPPDYFSATGQLWGNPVYNWEELQKQNFKWWIGRFEAMLDYLDVIRIDHFRGFEAYWAVPQGEETAINGEWVKAPGEELFDAIKEALGKLPVLAEDLGVITPEVEALRDKYEFPGMKVLQFAFGSDPGNPFLPFNYSQNFVVYTGTHDNDTTVGWFDKANDYEKRNFLLYLGCISPEGVHWDLIRLALSSVANQAIIPLQDVLGLGTDARMNFPSVAEGNWGWRYHSDVLTKEVGDRLKTLTQLYGRAPKQK; from the coding sequence ATGCCTTTTCCCAGATCCAGCGGCATTTTGCTGCATCCTACCTCATTCCCCAGCCGATTTGGTATTGGTGATTTAGGCTTAGAAGCCTATAAGTTTATTGATTTTCTCAGAGAAAGTTACCAGCAATATTGGCAAGTTTTGCCTTTGGGGCCAACTGGTTATGGTAATTCTCCTTACGCTGCTTATTCCGCAATGGCGGGTAATCCCTTCATCATTAGTCCCGAAAAGCTCCAAGAACAAGGTTTACTCTCTGACGAAGACTTTGCTAACCTGCCAGAATTTAACAATTCTCAGGTAGACTACGACAAAGTTATAGCAATTAAAACTCAACTGCTCAAAAAAGCCTGCAAAAATTTTCAAAACCAAGCAACACCTCTACAACAAACTGAATTTGCAGGTTTTTGTAACAGCAAAGCTTATTGGTTAGATGATTATGCCTTATTTATGGCACTGAAAGATGCCAATGACGGGGCAAGCTGGCATACTTGGGAACCAGAACTAGTCAAGCGCGCACCAGCCGCAATTGAGCAAGCAAAGCAGCAGTTAAATGCGGAAATTTTTTATTACAAATTCATCCAATTTGAATTTTTCCGTGAGTGGTCGGAACTCAAAGCTTATGCCAATATGAGCGGTATTCAAATTATTGGCGATATTCCTATTTATGTAGCGCAAGATAGTTCTGACGTGTGGTCGCATCCCGATATTTTTTGTCTGGATGAAGAAACCAGAGAACCGAAACTGATGGCGGGAGTTCCACCAGATTATTTTAGTGCTACTGGTCAATTGTGGGGCAACCCGGTGTACAACTGGGAAGAATTGCAAAAACAGAACTTTAAGTGGTGGATAGGTCGCTTTGAAGCGATGCTGGATTATTTAGATGTGATTCGCATTGACCACTTTAGAGGATTTGAAGCTTATTGGGCTGTTCCCCAAGGTGAAGAGACTGCGATTAATGGCGAGTGGGTGAAAGCGCCTGGGGAAGAATTGTTTGATGCAATTAAAGAAGCGCTAGGTAAACTACCTGTATTAGCTGAAGATTTAGGAGTAATTACGCCAGAGGTAGAAGCGCTACGGGACAAGTATGAATTTCCGGGGATGAAAGTGTTACAGTTCGCCTTTGGTTCTGATCCCGGTAATCCATTTTTACCATTTAACTACTCGCAGAATTTTGTAGTTTATACGGGAACCCATGATAATGACACAACAGTGGGCTGGTTTGACAAAGCTAATGATTACGAAAAACGCAACTTTCTGCTGTATTTAGGTTGTATTAGTCCTGAAGGTGTGCATTGGGATTTAATTCGCCTGGCTTTAAGTTCCGTTGCTAATCAAGCAATTATTCCGTTGCAGGATGTTTTAGGCTTAGGAACTGATGCGCGGATGAATTTCCCCAGTGTGGCTGAAGGTAATTGGGGCTGGCGCTATCACTCAGACGTATTGACTAAAGAAGTAGGCGATCGCTTAAAAACTCTCACCCAATTATACGGCCGCGCTCCTAAACAAAAATGA
- a CDS encoding NUDIX hydrolase — translation MNYRNPAPTVDIIIELIDQPHRPIVLIERLNSPFGWAIPGGFVDYGEPVEVAAKREAEEETSLQVELIEQFLVYSDPNRDPRQHTISIVFLATATGEPKAGDDAKGIGIFESWRVPSNLCFDHDRILQDYWRYRHYGIRPRLGI, via the coding sequence ATGAATTACCGTAATCCTGCTCCGACGGTTGATATCATCATCGAATTAATTGACCAACCACATCGGCCAATAGTGTTAATTGAAAGGCTTAATTCCCCATTTGGTTGGGCAATTCCCGGTGGTTTTGTTGACTATGGCGAACCAGTGGAAGTCGCCGCAAAGCGGGAAGCTGAGGAAGAAACAAGTTTGCAGGTGGAATTGATTGAGCAATTTTTGGTATATTCTGACCCCAATCGCGATCCCCGTCAGCATACGATTAGCATTGTATTTTTGGCGACAGCAACGGGAGAGCCAAAGGCGGGAGATGATGCTAAGGGTATAGGCATTTTTGAGTCTTGGCGTGTACCAAGTAATTTATGTTTTGATCATGACCGTATTCTGCAAGATTATTGGCGTTATCGGCATTATGGTATACGTCCACGGTTAGGGATTTAG
- a CDS encoding phosphatidate cytidylyltransferase — protein MPWSRIISGIIAIALALVATLLGGWYFTIVIAVSIFLGQLEYFNLVQARGIVPAAKTTLFVSQALLIICTMDGSLADAVLPLGGTFICFYLLFQPKMATIADISASIMGLFYVAYLSSYWVRLRGIGSAAVSNIPLQGYWPNSWTEILDPKNLFALPPGFTLTILAFLCIWAADIGAYVVGKFFGKTRLSDISPKKTVEGAAFGIAASVAVAVAGAYYLQLPKFLFTGAALGLLIGIASLLGDLTESMLKRDAGVKDSGQLIPGHGGILDRTDSYIFTAPLVYYFVTLLLPLIK, from the coding sequence ATGCCTTGGTCTCGAATTATTAGTGGAATTATTGCGATCGCTCTTGCTTTGGTAGCCACCCTGTTAGGCGGTTGGTATTTCACCATTGTGATTGCGGTCAGCATCTTTTTGGGTCAACTGGAATATTTTAATTTAGTACAGGCTAGAGGCATTGTCCCTGCTGCGAAAACTACTTTATTTGTCAGCCAAGCCTTGCTGATCATCTGTACAATGGACGGCAGTTTAGCTGATGCTGTGTTACCTCTGGGTGGAACTTTCATTTGTTTTTATCTGCTATTTCAGCCAAAAATGGCGACAATCGCTGACATTTCCGCTTCAATTATGGGACTATTTTATGTAGCTTATCTGTCAAGCTACTGGGTAAGACTCCGCGGGATTGGCAGTGCAGCAGTTAGCAATATTCCCTTACAAGGTTACTGGCCTAATTCTTGGACTGAGATTTTAGACCCAAAAAATTTATTTGCTTTACCACCAGGGTTCACACTCACAATACTGGCGTTCTTATGTATTTGGGCAGCAGATATCGGCGCTTATGTAGTTGGCAAATTCTTCGGTAAAACTCGCTTGTCAGACATTAGCCCGAAAAAAACTGTGGAAGGCGCAGCCTTTGGCATTGCAGCCAGCGTTGCTGTTGCTGTAGCAGGAGCTTATTATCTTCAGTTACCCAAATTTCTCTTCACAGGCGCAGCGTTGGGTTTACTGATTGGTATTGCTAGTTTGTTAGGCGATTTAACTGAATCGATGCTGAAGCGCGATGCTGGGGTAAAAGATTCGGGACAACTGATCCCCGGTCATGGCGGAATTTTAGACCGCACCGACAGTTACATTTTTACAGCCCCATTAGTTTACTACTTCGTCACATTGTTATTGCCGTTGATTAAGTGA